One stretch of Brachyhypopomus gauderio isolate BG-103 chromosome 10, BGAUD_0.2, whole genome shotgun sequence DNA includes these proteins:
- the tjp2a gene encoding tight junction protein ZO-2a isoform X2 gives MEETVWEQFTVTLQRDSKMGFGIAVSGGKDNPNEDTGEISIIISDVLQGGPADGLLFENDRVVQVNTWPMESVPHSFAVQTLRKCGKVAKIIVKRPRKVPISITKHAPTPDIRVFSNRDYGDDYGDDYGDEYDQDRGSMYSGHMDYDAGSERGCPDSEYSYGRPRTLERGISPERQYRRDGSRGRQLDREQSPERPYRRDGSRGRQLDREQSPEHPYRRDGSRGRQLDREQSPDRQYRRDGSRGRLLDREYSPEPRHHSPDRRYRSEHTLDRDHSPDQSYRSNRALGRGRSPDRRYRSDYTLDRTHSPELAHRIPEPKRFDEVAKRSGSRDGLKRTPSPPRTTETLEKPINVTLQKNRPNEEYGLRLGSQLFIKEMTGTGLASRDGNLQEGDIILKINGTVTENLSLSDAGKLIEKSRGKLQLVVQRDRRKVLIRIPPMADSDSELDDISEIESYRSYSPQDDRRGHFSDPSPHSSNERLREKNRDDPPSRLAKKGAIPTPFLAAADDLPPPPPMEEDELPPEEAPAPVVSATPKFSLPPKPKVPPKTPLRPNPEDLELYGPSTMMVHFQKGDSVGLQLAGGNDVGIFIAGVQEDSPAEVEGLCIGDQIMKVNSMDFRCMVREDAVLYLLDIPKGEDVTILAQSKPDVYKDVLESGRGDNFFIRTHFEHERDSPQGLTFSRGEVFKVVDTLYDGKLGNWLAIRTDKDNQLLDKGVIPSKSRADQMANVQNTQKGAANDRGDFWRLRGQRAGKKKDLRKSREDLTATPVTTRFPAYERVVLREAGFRRPVVLFGPISDAANEKLANDLPEEYVIAKTEPKDAGTEKSSGVVKLNTIRQIIEQDKHALLDITPKAVDTLNYTQWYPIVVFLNPDSRQGVKTMRNRLVPGSNRSSRKLYEQAVKLRKTCSHLFTDTVDLNASHDAWYGSLKDTINTQQKRAVWVCESKLEGFEEDLDQQDDRMSYLSAMSADYLSMDSRLTSDDEGGAYTDNELDEAVDEPRVSGTSRSSEPALPDEKPAPVPRMKRAGSREVLRDPSPPPSFVPEPPKAKPHSRGGDVRGFDSPSSSMVSSETPTSPRPLPPPVAQKPSFLGRPSSAAESPSQVDDPAQRSFLGKVKAFEQMDHMARTQRMLELQEAEHARLEISQKHPDIYAVPVKPKPGQNRPQPIGSTAELHGIVSKTSFSEGRSSHASEEEDLCQLSEQSRRGYYNPKKYNDTEL, from the exons ATGGAGGAGACAGTGTGGGAGCAGTTCACGGTAACCCTGCAGCGG GACTCCAAAATGGGGTTCGGAATTGCTGTGTCAGGGGGGAAAGACAATCCAAACGAAGACACAGGCGAGATCTCCATCATCATCTCTGATGTGCTTCAGGGAGGCCCTGCAGATGGTCTGCTGTT TGAGAATGACCGAGTGGTTCAGGTGAACACATGGCCCATGGAGAGTGTCCCTCACTCCTTTGCTGTACAGACTCTTCGCAAGTGTGGCAAAGTTGCCAAAATA ATAGTGAAGAGACCCCGAAAGGTTCCCATCAGCATCACAAAGCATGCACCAACCCCGGATATTCGCGTCTTCAGTAACCGTGACTATGGCGATGATTACGGTGATGACTACGGCGACGAATATGACCAGGACCGTGGCAGCATGTACAGTGGGCACATGGACTATGACGCCGGCTCAGAGCGAGGCTGTCCGGACTCTGAGTACAGCTACGGCCGGCCGCGAACCCTGGAGCGGGGCATCAGCCCTGAGCGCCAGTACCGGCGGGATGGTAGCCGGGGGCGACAGCTGGACCGGGAGCAGAGTCCCGAACGTCCGTACCGGCGGGATGGCAGCCGGGGGCGACAGCTAGACCGTGAGCAGAGTCCTGAACATCCGTACCGACGGGACGGGAGCCGGGGGCGACAGCTGGACCGTGAGCAGAGTCCCGACCGCCAGTACAGACGGGATGGTAGCCGTGGGCGACTGTTGGACCGGGAGTACAGTCCCGAGCCCCGTCACCATAGCCCAGACCGCCGCTACCGTAGCGAACACACCCTGGACCGGGACCACAGCCCGGACCAGAGTTACCGTTCCAATCGAGCTCTGGGCCGAGGTCGTAGCCCAGACCGCCGTTACCGCAGTGACTACACACTGGACCGAACACATAGCCCTGAGCTGGCCCACCGCATCCCAGAGCCGAAGAGGTTTGATGAGGTGGCAAAGAGAAGCGGAAGCCGTGACGGACTAAAGCggacaccctcacccccacgaACCACAGAGACCCTGGAGAAACCCATCAATGTTACACTGCAGAAGAACAGACCCAACGAGG AATATGGTTTGCGTTTGGGAAGCCAGCTCTTCATTAAAGAGATGACCGGCACAGGACTAGCATCCAGGGACGGCAACCTGCAGGAGGGCGACATCATCCTTAAG ATCAATGGTACAGTCACAGAGAACCTGTCCCTGAGTGATGCAGGGAAACTAATCGAGAAGTCTCGTGGGAAACTGCAGCTGGTAGTGCAGAGGGATCGCCGCAAGGTTCTAATTCGCATCCCACCAATGGCTGACAGTGATTCTGAGCTGGACG ATATCTCGGAGATTGAGTCCTACCGGTCATATTCTCCACAGGACGACCGGCGAGGTCATTTCTCGGACCCGTCACCCCACTCGTCCAATGAGAGGCTCCGTGAAAAAAACAG GGATGACCCTCCGAGCAGACTGGCTAAGAAAGGCGCCATACCAACACCTTTTCTAGCAGCTGCAGATGATCTTCCCCCTCCACCACCGATGGAGGAAGACGAACTTCCCCCTGAGGAAGCTCCAG CTCCAGTGGTCAGTGCTACCCCCAAATTCAGCCTTCCACCAAAACCCAAAGTGCCTCCAAAGACCCCCCTGCGACCGAACCCAGAGGACCTGGAGCTCTACGG TCCCAGCACCATGATGGTGCACTTCCAGAAGGGTGACAGTGTGGGCCTGCAGCTGGCGGGGGGCAACGACGTGGGCATTTTCATAGCGGGTGTTCAGGAGGACAGCCCCGCAGAGGTCGAGGGCCTGTGCATTGGGGACCAGATAATGAAG GTGAACAGCATGGACTTCAGATGTATGGTGAGAGAAGATGCAGTACTGTACTTGCTGGACATTCCAAAAGGAGAAGACGTGACCATCCTAGCACAGAGCAAGCCTGATG TGTATAAGGACGTGCTGGAGTCGGGTCGAGGAGATAACTTCTTCATCAGAACCCACTTTGAGCATGAGCGGGACTCTCCACAGGGCCTGACCTTCTCCAGGGGGGAGGTCTTCAAGGTGGTGGACACTCTGTATGATGGCAAACTGGGCAACTGGTTGGCCATCCGCACCGACAAAGACAACCAGTTACTGGACAAAGGTGTCATCCCCAGCAAGAGCAG GGCCGATCAGATGGCCAACGTGCAGAACACCCAGAAGGGAGCAGCCAATGACAGGGGAGATTTCTGGAGGTTAAGAGGTCAAAGGGCAGGAAAGAAGAAGGACCTCCGCAAGAGCAGAGAGGATCTCACGGCCACACCTGTCACCACACGCTTCCCAGCATATGAGAGGGTAGTGCTCAGAGAAG CTGGATTCAGGAGACCTGTGGTTCTTTTTGGTCCAATTTCTGATGCGGCTAATGAGAAATTAGCCAATGATCTGCCAGAGGAATACGTCATTGCCA AGACAGAGCCCAAAGATGCAggcacagagaagtcttcaggAGTGGTGAAACTGAACACTATCCGGCAGATCATTGAACAG gataaGCATGCTCTGCTTGATATCACACCCAAAGCTGTGGACACACTGAACTACACTCAGTGGTACCCCATCGTGGTCTTCTTGAACCCAGACAGCAGGCAGGGCGTGAAGACAATGAGGAACCGCCTGGTACCTGGCTCCAATCGCAGTTCTCGGAAACTCTACGAGCAGGCCGTCAAGCTGCGGAAGACCTGCTCCCACTTATTTACTG ACACTGTGGACCTGAATGCGAGTCACGACGCCTGGTACGGAAGCCTGAAGGACACCATCAACACACAGCAGAAACGGGCCGTGTGGGTTTGCGAGAGTAAG CTGGAAGGCTTTGAAGAGGACCTTGACCAGCAGGATGACCGTATGTCCTACCTGTCGGCCATGAGCGCAGACTACCTGAGCATGGACAGCCGCTTGACCAGTGACGACGAGGGAGGGGCATACACAGACAACGAACTGGACGAGGCGGTGGACGAGCCCCGAGTATCGGGCACCAGCCGCTCGTCTGAGCCGGCCCTCCCAGATGAG AAGCCTGCCCCTGTGCCCCGTATGAAGCGTGCTGGAAGCCGGGAAGTGCTGCGTGACCCCAGCCCACCACCCTCCTTCGTCCCAGAACCCCCCAAG GCCAAGCCGCATTCTCGAGGTGGTGACGTGAGGGGCTTTGACTCACCCTCCAGCAGCATGGTGAGCAGTGAGACCCCTACCAGCCCCAGGCCCCTCCCGCCGCCTGTGGCCCAGAAGCCCAGCTTCCTGGGCCGGCCCAGCTCGGCAGCAGAATCCCCCTCACAAGTGGATGACCCTGCCCAACGTTCCTTCCTGGGCAAGGTGAAGGCCTTTGAGCAGATGGACCACATGGCCCGTACACAGAGGATGCTGGAGCTACAGGAGGCTGAACATGCACGg CTGGAAATCTCTCAGAAACACCCAGACATTTATGCTGTCCCTGTCAAGCCAAAGCCCGGTCAGAACAGACCACAGCCTATTGG CTCCACCGCAGAGCTTCATGGCATAGTTTCCAAGACGTCCTTCTCAGAGGGCCGTTCTTCTCACGCCAGCGAGGAAGAGGACCTCTGCCAGCTCTCAGAGCAGTCTCGCCGAGGCTACTACAACCCCAAGAAATACAATGACACCGAGCTGTAG
- the tjp2a gene encoding tight junction protein ZO-2a isoform X1 — protein sequence MYAYTSCMMPVFVDRLAFLSKNLQGHWHNPFMEETVWEQFTVTLQRDSKMGFGIAVSGGKDNPNEDTGEISIIISDVLQGGPADGLLFENDRVVQVNTWPMESVPHSFAVQTLRKCGKVAKIIVKRPRKVPISITKHAPTPDIRVFSNRDYGDDYGDDYGDEYDQDRGSMYSGHMDYDAGSERGCPDSEYSYGRPRTLERGISPERQYRRDGSRGRQLDREQSPERPYRRDGSRGRQLDREQSPEHPYRRDGSRGRQLDREQSPDRQYRRDGSRGRLLDREYSPEPRHHSPDRRYRSEHTLDRDHSPDQSYRSNRALGRGRSPDRRYRSDYTLDRTHSPELAHRIPEPKRFDEVAKRSGSRDGLKRTPSPPRTTETLEKPINVTLQKNRPNEEYGLRLGSQLFIKEMTGTGLASRDGNLQEGDIILKINGTVTENLSLSDAGKLIEKSRGKLQLVVQRDRRKVLIRIPPMADSDSELDDISEIESYRSYSPQDDRRGHFSDPSPHSSNERLREKNRDDPPSRLAKKGAIPTPFLAAADDLPPPPPMEEDELPPEEAPAPVVSATPKFSLPPKPKVPPKTPLRPNPEDLELYGPSTMMVHFQKGDSVGLQLAGGNDVGIFIAGVQEDSPAEVEGLCIGDQIMKVNSMDFRCMVREDAVLYLLDIPKGEDVTILAQSKPDVYKDVLESGRGDNFFIRTHFEHERDSPQGLTFSRGEVFKVVDTLYDGKLGNWLAIRTDKDNQLLDKGVIPSKSRADQMANVQNTQKGAANDRGDFWRLRGQRAGKKKDLRKSREDLTATPVTTRFPAYERVVLREAGFRRPVVLFGPISDAANEKLANDLPEEYVIAKTEPKDAGTEKSSGVVKLNTIRQIIEQDKHALLDITPKAVDTLNYTQWYPIVVFLNPDSRQGVKTMRNRLVPGSNRSSRKLYEQAVKLRKTCSHLFTDTVDLNASHDAWYGSLKDTINTQQKRAVWVCESKLEGFEEDLDQQDDRMSYLSAMSADYLSMDSRLTSDDEGGAYTDNELDEAVDEPRVSGTSRSSEPALPDEKPAPVPRMKRAGSREVLRDPSPPPSFVPEPPKAKPHSRGGDVRGFDSPSSSMVSSETPTSPRPLPPPVAQKPSFLGRPSSAAESPSQVDDPAQRSFLGKVKAFEQMDHMARTQRMLELQEAEHARLEISQKHPDIYAVPVKPKPGQNRPQPIGSTAELHGIVSKTSFSEGRSSHASEEEDLCQLSEQSRRGYYNPKKYNDTEL from the exons ATGTATGCATATACGTCTTGTATGATGCCTGTGTTTGTGGACAGACTGGCTTTTCTGAGTAAAAACCTACAGGGACACTGGCAT AACCCCTTCATGGAGGAGACAGTGTGGGAGCAGTTCACGGTAACCCTGCAGCGG GACTCCAAAATGGGGTTCGGAATTGCTGTGTCAGGGGGGAAAGACAATCCAAACGAAGACACAGGCGAGATCTCCATCATCATCTCTGATGTGCTTCAGGGAGGCCCTGCAGATGGTCTGCTGTT TGAGAATGACCGAGTGGTTCAGGTGAACACATGGCCCATGGAGAGTGTCCCTCACTCCTTTGCTGTACAGACTCTTCGCAAGTGTGGCAAAGTTGCCAAAATA ATAGTGAAGAGACCCCGAAAGGTTCCCATCAGCATCACAAAGCATGCACCAACCCCGGATATTCGCGTCTTCAGTAACCGTGACTATGGCGATGATTACGGTGATGACTACGGCGACGAATATGACCAGGACCGTGGCAGCATGTACAGTGGGCACATGGACTATGACGCCGGCTCAGAGCGAGGCTGTCCGGACTCTGAGTACAGCTACGGCCGGCCGCGAACCCTGGAGCGGGGCATCAGCCCTGAGCGCCAGTACCGGCGGGATGGTAGCCGGGGGCGACAGCTGGACCGGGAGCAGAGTCCCGAACGTCCGTACCGGCGGGATGGCAGCCGGGGGCGACAGCTAGACCGTGAGCAGAGTCCTGAACATCCGTACCGACGGGACGGGAGCCGGGGGCGACAGCTGGACCGTGAGCAGAGTCCCGACCGCCAGTACAGACGGGATGGTAGCCGTGGGCGACTGTTGGACCGGGAGTACAGTCCCGAGCCCCGTCACCATAGCCCAGACCGCCGCTACCGTAGCGAACACACCCTGGACCGGGACCACAGCCCGGACCAGAGTTACCGTTCCAATCGAGCTCTGGGCCGAGGTCGTAGCCCAGACCGCCGTTACCGCAGTGACTACACACTGGACCGAACACATAGCCCTGAGCTGGCCCACCGCATCCCAGAGCCGAAGAGGTTTGATGAGGTGGCAAAGAGAAGCGGAAGCCGTGACGGACTAAAGCggacaccctcacccccacgaACCACAGAGACCCTGGAGAAACCCATCAATGTTACACTGCAGAAGAACAGACCCAACGAGG AATATGGTTTGCGTTTGGGAAGCCAGCTCTTCATTAAAGAGATGACCGGCACAGGACTAGCATCCAGGGACGGCAACCTGCAGGAGGGCGACATCATCCTTAAG ATCAATGGTACAGTCACAGAGAACCTGTCCCTGAGTGATGCAGGGAAACTAATCGAGAAGTCTCGTGGGAAACTGCAGCTGGTAGTGCAGAGGGATCGCCGCAAGGTTCTAATTCGCATCCCACCAATGGCTGACAGTGATTCTGAGCTGGACG ATATCTCGGAGATTGAGTCCTACCGGTCATATTCTCCACAGGACGACCGGCGAGGTCATTTCTCGGACCCGTCACCCCACTCGTCCAATGAGAGGCTCCGTGAAAAAAACAG GGATGACCCTCCGAGCAGACTGGCTAAGAAAGGCGCCATACCAACACCTTTTCTAGCAGCTGCAGATGATCTTCCCCCTCCACCACCGATGGAGGAAGACGAACTTCCCCCTGAGGAAGCTCCAG CTCCAGTGGTCAGTGCTACCCCCAAATTCAGCCTTCCACCAAAACCCAAAGTGCCTCCAAAGACCCCCCTGCGACCGAACCCAGAGGACCTGGAGCTCTACGG TCCCAGCACCATGATGGTGCACTTCCAGAAGGGTGACAGTGTGGGCCTGCAGCTGGCGGGGGGCAACGACGTGGGCATTTTCATAGCGGGTGTTCAGGAGGACAGCCCCGCAGAGGTCGAGGGCCTGTGCATTGGGGACCAGATAATGAAG GTGAACAGCATGGACTTCAGATGTATGGTGAGAGAAGATGCAGTACTGTACTTGCTGGACATTCCAAAAGGAGAAGACGTGACCATCCTAGCACAGAGCAAGCCTGATG TGTATAAGGACGTGCTGGAGTCGGGTCGAGGAGATAACTTCTTCATCAGAACCCACTTTGAGCATGAGCGGGACTCTCCACAGGGCCTGACCTTCTCCAGGGGGGAGGTCTTCAAGGTGGTGGACACTCTGTATGATGGCAAACTGGGCAACTGGTTGGCCATCCGCACCGACAAAGACAACCAGTTACTGGACAAAGGTGTCATCCCCAGCAAGAGCAG GGCCGATCAGATGGCCAACGTGCAGAACACCCAGAAGGGAGCAGCCAATGACAGGGGAGATTTCTGGAGGTTAAGAGGTCAAAGGGCAGGAAAGAAGAAGGACCTCCGCAAGAGCAGAGAGGATCTCACGGCCACACCTGTCACCACACGCTTCCCAGCATATGAGAGGGTAGTGCTCAGAGAAG CTGGATTCAGGAGACCTGTGGTTCTTTTTGGTCCAATTTCTGATGCGGCTAATGAGAAATTAGCCAATGATCTGCCAGAGGAATACGTCATTGCCA AGACAGAGCCCAAAGATGCAggcacagagaagtcttcaggAGTGGTGAAACTGAACACTATCCGGCAGATCATTGAACAG gataaGCATGCTCTGCTTGATATCACACCCAAAGCTGTGGACACACTGAACTACACTCAGTGGTACCCCATCGTGGTCTTCTTGAACCCAGACAGCAGGCAGGGCGTGAAGACAATGAGGAACCGCCTGGTACCTGGCTCCAATCGCAGTTCTCGGAAACTCTACGAGCAGGCCGTCAAGCTGCGGAAGACCTGCTCCCACTTATTTACTG ACACTGTGGACCTGAATGCGAGTCACGACGCCTGGTACGGAAGCCTGAAGGACACCATCAACACACAGCAGAAACGGGCCGTGTGGGTTTGCGAGAGTAAG CTGGAAGGCTTTGAAGAGGACCTTGACCAGCAGGATGACCGTATGTCCTACCTGTCGGCCATGAGCGCAGACTACCTGAGCATGGACAGCCGCTTGACCAGTGACGACGAGGGAGGGGCATACACAGACAACGAACTGGACGAGGCGGTGGACGAGCCCCGAGTATCGGGCACCAGCCGCTCGTCTGAGCCGGCCCTCCCAGATGAG AAGCCTGCCCCTGTGCCCCGTATGAAGCGTGCTGGAAGCCGGGAAGTGCTGCGTGACCCCAGCCCACCACCCTCCTTCGTCCCAGAACCCCCCAAG GCCAAGCCGCATTCTCGAGGTGGTGACGTGAGGGGCTTTGACTCACCCTCCAGCAGCATGGTGAGCAGTGAGACCCCTACCAGCCCCAGGCCCCTCCCGCCGCCTGTGGCCCAGAAGCCCAGCTTCCTGGGCCGGCCCAGCTCGGCAGCAGAATCCCCCTCACAAGTGGATGACCCTGCCCAACGTTCCTTCCTGGGCAAGGTGAAGGCCTTTGAGCAGATGGACCACATGGCCCGTACACAGAGGATGCTGGAGCTACAGGAGGCTGAACATGCACGg CTGGAAATCTCTCAGAAACACCCAGACATTTATGCTGTCCCTGTCAAGCCAAAGCCCGGTCAGAACAGACCACAGCCTATTGG CTCCACCGCAGAGCTTCATGGCATAGTTTCCAAGACGTCCTTCTCAGAGGGCCGTTCTTCTCACGCCAGCGAGGAAGAGGACCTCTGCCAGCTCTCAGAGCAGTCTCGCCGAGGCTACTACAACCCCAAGAAATACAATGACACCGAGCTGTAG